The Streptomyces sp. 11x1 genomic sequence CGGTCTCGGCCGTCAGGGGCACGGACAGGGCGGCGGCGAGTTCGGCCCGCCCGGCTCCGGCGACACCACCGGGTACATGCCCGCGGCGGGCGGCTTCGGCGACTACTCCGACGACGACTTCGTCAAGCCGCGCAAGAAGCGCAGGTGGCTGAAGAGATCCTTCTTCGGCATCCTCACCCTCGCTGTGGTCGGCGGGGGCCTGTACGGCGGCTACCGCTGGACGCAGACGCAGTACTACGTCGGCTCCAAGGACGACCACGTGGCGCTGTACCGCGGCATCAGCCAGGACCTGGCCTGGATCTCGCTCTCGAAGGTCGAGAAGGACCACCCCGAGATCGAACTCAAGTACCTGCCGCCCTACCAGCAGAAGCTGGTCGAGGCCACGATCGCCGAGGGCGGTCTGGGCGACGCCCGGAAGAAGATCGAGGAGCTGTCCACCCAGGCGTCGGCGTGCAAGAAGAACGCCGAGCGCCGCGAGGCGGCGGACAGCAACGCCAAGACGGGCGAGGGCGAGGCGGGCGGAGTCACGGGAACCACGAAGACCTCCCTCACGTCCAAGGCCACATCGTCCCCGACGCCGACACCGTCGGTGTCCCCGACCCCGAACCAGACTGAGACCGCACCCACACCGTCGACCGGCCCCACCCTCTCGGAGGAGGAGCAGGAGCTGGTCTCACGGTGCGGTGAGCAGTAGGCAAGCCGCGAGGGGCCCACGTACACCATGAGCAGTACTACCAACCCGTCGACGCAGCACACGTCCACGATCGGCGCGATCGGCACACCGAGCCGACGCAACACCGAACTGGCACTGCTGGCGTTCGCGGTCGTCATCCCGGTGTTCGCCTACGCCAACGTGGGTCTCGCCCTGAACGACCAGGTGCCCGCAGGACTCGCCGCCTACGGCATCGGTCTCGGGGTGCTGGCCGGCATCGGCCATCTCGTCATCCGCAAGTTCGCGCCGTACGCCGACCCGCTGATGCTGCCGCTGGCCACGCTGCTGAACGGGCTGGGGCTGGTGGCCATCTGGCGACTGGACCAGTCGAAACTGCTCCAGCAGATCGGACAGGCCGGCGGCAAGGCGACCAATCAGCTGGTCTACACGGCGATGGGCATCGCGCTTCTCATCGCCGTACTGATCTTCCTCAAGGACCACCGCACCCTTCAGCGCTACACCTACATCTCCATGGCTGGCGCGCTGGTCCTGCTGCTGCTCCCCCTGGTGCCGGGCCTCGGCGCGGAACTCACCTACGGCGCCAAGATCTGGATCCAGGTCGGCAGCTTCACCATCCAGCCCGGCGAGTTCGCCAAGATCGTGCTGGCGATCTTCTTCGCCGGCTACCTGATGGTGAAGCGCGACGCGCTCGCCCTGGCCAGCCGCCGCTTCATGGGCCTGTACCTGCCGCGCGGCCGCGACCTCGGCCCGATCATCGTCGTCTGGGCGATCTCGATCCTCATCCTGGTCTTCGAGACCGACCTCGGCACCTCGCTGCTGTTCTTCGGCATGTTCGTGATCATGCTGTACGTCGCGACCGAGCGGACCAGCTGGATCGTCTTCGGTCTGCTGATGTCCGCGGCCGGCGCGGTCGGTGTCGCCTCGTTCGAGATCCACGTGCAGCAGCGTGTGCAGGCCTGGCTGGACCCCATGGGCGAGTGGGAGCTGTCCAAGACCGTGGTCGGTCACTCCGCGCAGTCCATGGAGGCCCTGTGGGCCTTCGGCTCCGGCGGAACCCTCGGCACCGGCTGGGGCCAGGGCCACTCCGAGCTGATCCGCTTCGCCGCGAACTCCGACTTCATCCTCGCCACCTTCGCTGAGGAGCTGGGTCTGACCGGCGTGATGGCGATCCTGCTGATCTACGGTCTGATCGTGGAGCGCGGCATCCGCACCGCACTCGCCGCCCGCGACCCGTTCGGCAAGCTGCTCGCCGTCGGCCTGTCCGGCGCGTTCGCCCTCCAGGTCTTCGTCGTCGCCGGCGGTGTCATGGGCCTCATCCCGCTGACCGGTATGACGATGCCGTTCATGGCCTACGGCGGTTCCTCGGTCATCGCCAACTGGGCGCTCATCGGCATCCTGATCAGAATCAGCGACACCGCGCGCCGACCCGCGCCCGCGCCCGCACCGAACCCCGACGCCGAGATGACCCAGGTGGTCCGCCCGTCATGAACAAGCCCCTGCGCCGCATCGCGATCTTCTGCGGGCTCCTGGTCCTCGCCCTGCTCGTCCGCACCAACTGGCTGCAGTACGTCCAGGCGGATTCTCTCGCCTCCGACAAGTACAACCGTCGCGTCGCCATCGAGCGCTACGCCACGCCTCGCGGGGACATCATCGTCGACGGCAAGGCCATCACAGGGTCCGTCGCTTCCGAGGGGCTCGACTACAAGTACAAGCGCACCTGGAAGAACGGCGAGATGTGGGCGCCGGTCACCGGCTACTCCTCCCAGATCATCGGCGCCACCCAGCTGGAGAGCCTCGAGGACGGCATCCTCACCGGCAACGACGACCGGCTCTTCTTCCGGAACACGCTGGACATGCTCACCGGCAAGAAGAAGGAGGGCGGCAGCGTCGTCACCACCCTCAACGCCGCCGCTCAGAAGGCGGCCTTCGAGGGCCTCGGCGACAAGAAGGGCGCCGTTGCCGCGCTCGACCCGAAGACCGGCGCGGTCCTCGCCCTGGCCTCCACGCCGTCCTACGACCCGTCCACGTTCGCGGGGATCAGCACCAAGGACAGCAAGACCTTCTCGAAGCTGGAGAAGGACGCCGACAAGCCGATGCTGAACCGCGCGCTGCGCGAGACCTATCCGCCAGGCTCCACGTTCAAGGTGGTCACGGCCGCCGCGGCCCTGGAGAACGGTGTCGTCACGGACATCGACGACAAGACGGACACGCCTGACCCGTACAAGCTGCCGGAGTCGTCCACCCCGCTCACCAACCAGCACGGCGAGTGCAAGAACGCCACCCTCCGCTACGCGCTCGAGCAGTCCTGCAACACGGTCTTCGGCAAGCTCTCCGACAGCGTCGGCAACGACAAGATGATCGAGCAGTCCGAGAAGTTCGGCTATAACGATGCCACCCTGGATATTCCCGTCCGCGCCGCGGAGAGCGTCTATCCCGAGGACAACCGCCCGCAGAACGCGATGGCCGGCATCGGGCAGGCCTCCAACCGGGCCACCCCGCTCCAGATGGCCATGGTCGCCTCCGCCGTCGCCAACGACGGCGAGCTGATGAAGCCGTACATGGTCGACCAGCTGCGGGCTTCCAACCTCGACGTCATCGAGACCCACGACCCCGAGACGCTCTCCCAGGCCGTCTCGCCGGAGAACGCCCAGAAGCTCCAGGACATGATGGAGAGCGTCGTCAAGACGGGTACCGGTCAGCGCGCGCAGATCGGCGGCGTCACCGTCGGCGGCAAGACCGGTACCGCCCAGCGCGGCGTGAACAACAAGGAGAGGCCGTACGCCTGGTTCATCTCCTACGCCAAGCTCAGTGACGGCAGCTCGCCAGTGGCCGTGGCCGTGGTCGTCGAGGACAGCAACGCCTCGCGTGGCGACATCTCCGGTGGCGGTCTCGCCGCCCCGATCGCGAAGAGCGTGATGCAGGCAGTGATCAACAGCAAGAAGTGACCCCGCTCACGTCGCCTTCACATCGGTGCACGTTGTGATACCGGTCCTGTATCGGGTGACGCGGTTAGCCAGGTCACAGAAGGCGAGCCGGGTACCGTATGCCCGGAGCACAGCCGCCGGACCACACATGGGTGCGGTCGGGACCGACGGAGAGGGCTGGTAGGAAGCTATGGAAGAGCCGCGTCGCCTCGGCGGCCGGTACGAGCTGGGCCAGGTGCTCGGCCGTGGTGGCATGGCGGAGGTCTACCTCGCGATGGACACCCGCCTCGGCCGCACCGTGGCGGTGAAGACGCTGCGAGCGGACCTCGCGCGCGACCCCACCTTCCAGGCCAGGTTCCGCCGGGAGGCCCAGTCGGCCGCCTCGCTCAACCACCCCGCGATCGTGGCGGTCTACGACACGGGCGAGGACTACATCGACGGGGTCTCGATCCCGTACATCGTCATGGAGTACGTCGAGGGCTCCACCCTCCGTGAGCTTCTCCACAGCGGCCGCAAGCTGCTGCCGGAGCGGGCCATGGAGATGACCATCGGCATCCTCCAGGGACTGGAGTACGCCCACCGCAACCAGATCGTCCACCGCGACATCAAGCCGGCCAACGTCATGCTGACGCGCAACGGCCAGGTCAAGGTGATGGACTTCGGCATCGCCCGCGCCATGGGTGACTCCGGTATGACGATGACCCAGACGTCCGCGGTCATCGGCACCGCCCAGTACCTCTCGCCGGAGCAGGCCAAGGGCGAGCAGGTGGACGCCCGGTCCGACCTGTACTCCACCGGCTGTCTGCTCTACGAGCTGCTGACGGTCCGCCCGCCGTTCGTGGGTGACTCCCCCGTGGCGGTCGCCTACCAGCACGTGCGGGAGGAGCCGCAGCCCCCGAGCGTCTTCGACCCGGAGATCACTCCGGAGATGGACGCCATCGTCCTGCGTGCCCTGGTCAAGGACCCGGACTACCGCTACCAGTCCGCCGACGAGATGCGGGCCGACATCGAGGCCTGCCTCGACGGCCAGCCCGTCGCCGCCACGGCGGCCATGGGTTCGGTCGGCTACGGCGGCTACCCGGACGACCAGCAAACCACCGCCCTGCGCGCCGACGCCGGCGCCACGACGATGCTCCCGCCGGTCGGCCCGGACGACGGTTACGGCTACGACGACCGCCAGGGCCGTCGCCGCCAGCAGCAGAAGAAGAACAACACCTCGACGATCCTCCTGGTCGTCGCGGGTGTGCTGGTGCTGATCGGTGCGGTCCTCATTGGGCAGTGGATGTTCTCGGGCAATGAAGCCGGCAACGACACCATCAAAACGCCGAACTTCCTGGGCCAGAGCGAGGCGGAAGCGAAACAGGCGGCCACGAACGTCGATCTGAAGGTGGAAACCTCCCAGAAGCCCTGCGAGGACCAGAAGAAGGGCAACGTCTGCCAGCAGAACCCGCAGGCGGGTACCCCGTTGAAGAAGGGCGACACCGTCGAATTGGTGGTGTCCACGGGTGCGCCGAAGGTGGCGGTTCCGAGCGTCATCGGCGATCAGATCGAGGACGCGAAGGACAAGCTGGAAGGCGAGGACTACGAGTTCGTCGTCAAGACCAAGACGAAGGAGTCCCCGGAGGAGGCCGGCACGGTTCTCGACCAGAACCCCACAACCGGCAAGGAAGTGGAGAAGGGTTCCACGATCACCCTGACAGTCGCCAAGGCCGAGGAGAAGGCCACCGTGCCGACCGTCACCGGCCGGAGCTGTGACGCCGCCAAGTCCCAGATGGAGGCCAACGACCTCGTCGGCACCTGCACCGAGGTCGAGACGCAGGACCCCAACCTCGTCGGCAAGGTCGTCGCGACCAACCCCGAGGCGGGCTCCGAGCTCAACAAGGGCGACACGGTCACCATCCAGATCGGTAAGGCGGCCGAGGAGAAGAAGGCCCAGGTCCCGAACGTCGTGGGACGGACCGTGGGCGAGGCCAAGCAGATCCTCCAGGCGGCCGGCTTCACCAACATCCAGTTCGCGGGCGGCAGTGACCAGAGCGACACCGCGTTCGTCACCGACCAAGACCCGGACGGCGGCAACGAAGCCGACCCGACCAAGACGACGATCACGCTCGCCTCGGTCGGTTTCGGCGGCAACAACGGCAACAACAACAATGGCGGCGGCGACGGCGGAGGCTTCTTCGGTTAGCGCCGCCCGCCTGAGGCGGAGAGGCTGATCAAGCCCTCTGCCCCGTACGACGAAGGAGCCCCGGCACCCCCTCAGGAGGGGGTGCCGGGGCTCCTTCGTCGTCTCGATGTTTCACGTGAAACCGGATGTTTCACGTGAAACATCCCTCCGGGGGAGCAACCACCGCGCGGCTATCGAAGTTCCTTCGGCACCGTGCGCTCCGCGTTCACCCGTTCCACGCGCTCCAGCTCGCCCCACACGATGTACCGGTACCGGGACGTGTAAACGGGCGTACAAGTCGTGAGGGTGATGTATTTGCCGGCCTTCTTCTTGCCGGACTCCTTGGGGATGTTCGAGAGAACCTTGACGTTGTACTTCGAGGTCTCGGAGAGGGTGTCGTAGACCTTGTAGACGTACCAGTTGTCGCGGGTCTCGAAGACGATCGCGTCGCCCTTCTCCAGCTTGTCGATGTTGTGGAACTTCGCGCCGTGGCCGTCCCGGTGGGCGGCCAGAGTGAAGTTGCCGTCCTTGTCGGAGCTGGGGAGGGTCGCCTTGACCGGGTCGGTGTAGTAGCCGGCGACACCATCATTGAGGATCTTGGTGGAGGTGCCCTTCTTCACCAGGACCTCGCCGTTCCTCATGGCGGGGACGTGCAGGAAACCGATGCCGTCCTTGGTGTCCAGGGCGCCCGGTCCGCCGTCCGAGGCCCAGGTGTCACGGACCTTGTTCGCTTCCTTGTCCGCCTCGCGGTCGGCGAGCACGTTCGTCCACCACAGCGAGTAGACGACGAACAGGCCGAGCACGAGGCCCGCCGTGATGAGGAGTTCACCGAAGACACTGACCGCCATGGCGATCCGGCTCATGCCGCGGCGCCGCGGCGTGGCCTCGGACGCATCCGTCTTCTCTTCGGTGTCGTCGGTGGTCACTGCCACAGTTCTTCCGCCCTTGGTCGAGCCCCTACTGGACGAGCGCGTCGGGCTTCCCCTCGCTGCGCGGCCGTTCCTCCACCATCTTGCCCCACACGATCATGCGGTACTTGCTCGTGAACTCCGGCGTGCACGTGGTCAGCGTGATGTAGCGACCCGGCTGGGTGAAGCCGGAGCCCGGGGGCACGGGTTGGAGCACGCTGACGTTCGACGGCGGGGTCACCGGCAGGATCGAGGCCATGTCGTAGACGTAGTACTTGTCCTGCGTCTCCACGACGATCGGGTCGCCCGGCTTGAGTCGGTTGATGTAACGGAACGGTTCACCATGGGTGTTGCGGTGGCCCGCGATGCCGAAATTGCCCGTCTTGTCCTCGGGCATGGCCGTCTTGATGCTGTTCTCGTCGTAGTGGCCGACCATTCCGCGGTCCAGGACCTTCGACTTGCTGATGCCCTCGGCGATCGGCACGACGACGTCCAGCTTCGGAATGTGCAGGATGGCGAAGCCCTGCCCGGGCTCGAAGGCGCCGGGCGCGCGCTTGCCGCTCTTCCACTCCTCCTGGAGGCTCGTCGCCTCCCGGCCCGCCTGCTGATGGGCGCGGATGTTGGACCACCAGAGCTGGTAGGTGACGAAGAGCAGCATCACCACGCCGGTGGTTATGAACACCTCGCCGATGATCCGGCTCGCGATCACTCCCGCGC encodes the following:
- a CDS encoding FtsW/RodA/SpoVE family cell cycle protein, producing the protein MSSTTNPSTQHTSTIGAIGTPSRRNTELALLAFAVVIPVFAYANVGLALNDQVPAGLAAYGIGLGVLAGIGHLVIRKFAPYADPLMLPLATLLNGLGLVAIWRLDQSKLLQQIGQAGGKATNQLVYTAMGIALLIAVLIFLKDHRTLQRYTYISMAGALVLLLLPLVPGLGAELTYGAKIWIQVGSFTIQPGEFAKIVLAIFFAGYLMVKRDALALASRRFMGLYLPRGRDLGPIIVVWAISILILVFETDLGTSLLFFGMFVIMLYVATERTSWIVFGLLMSAAGAVGVASFEIHVQQRVQAWLDPMGEWELSKTVVGHSAQSMEALWAFGSGGTLGTGWGQGHSELIRFAANSDFILATFAEELGLTGVMAILLIYGLIVERGIRTALAARDPFGKLLAVGLSGAFALQVFVVAGGVMGLIPLTGMTMPFMAYGGSSVIANWALIGILIRISDTARRPAPAPAPNPDAEMTQVVRPS
- a CDS encoding penicillin-binding transpeptidase domain-containing protein; the protein is MNKPLRRIAIFCGLLVLALLVRTNWLQYVQADSLASDKYNRRVAIERYATPRGDIIVDGKAITGSVASEGLDYKYKRTWKNGEMWAPVTGYSSQIIGATQLESLEDGILTGNDDRLFFRNTLDMLTGKKKEGGSVVTTLNAAAQKAAFEGLGDKKGAVAALDPKTGAVLALASTPSYDPSTFAGISTKDSKTFSKLEKDADKPMLNRALRETYPPGSTFKVVTAAAALENGVVTDIDDKTDTPDPYKLPESSTPLTNQHGECKNATLRYALEQSCNTVFGKLSDSVGNDKMIEQSEKFGYNDATLDIPVRAAESVYPEDNRPQNAMAGIGQASNRATPLQMAMVASAVANDGELMKPYMVDQLRASNLDVIETHDPETLSQAVSPENAQKLQDMMESVVKTGTGQRAQIGGVTVGGKTGTAQRGVNNKERPYAWFISYAKLSDGSSPVAVAVVVEDSNASRGDISGGGLAAPIAKSVMQAVINSKK
- the pknB gene encoding Stk1 family PASTA domain-containing Ser/Thr kinase; its protein translation is MEEPRRLGGRYELGQVLGRGGMAEVYLAMDTRLGRTVAVKTLRADLARDPTFQARFRREAQSAASLNHPAIVAVYDTGEDYIDGVSIPYIVMEYVEGSTLRELLHSGRKLLPERAMEMTIGILQGLEYAHRNQIVHRDIKPANVMLTRNGQVKVMDFGIARAMGDSGMTMTQTSAVIGTAQYLSPEQAKGEQVDARSDLYSTGCLLYELLTVRPPFVGDSPVAVAYQHVREEPQPPSVFDPEITPEMDAIVLRALVKDPDYRYQSADEMRADIEACLDGQPVAATAAMGSVGYGGYPDDQQTTALRADAGATTMLPPVGPDDGYGYDDRQGRRRQQQKKNNTSTILLVVAGVLVLIGAVLIGQWMFSGNEAGNDTIKTPNFLGQSEAEAKQAATNVDLKVETSQKPCEDQKKGNVCQQNPQAGTPLKKGDTVELVVSTGAPKVAVPSVIGDQIEDAKDKLEGEDYEFVVKTKTKESPEEAGTVLDQNPTTGKEVEKGSTITLTVAKAEEKATVPTVTGRSCDAAKSQMEANDLVGTCTEVETQDPNLVGKVVATNPEAGSELNKGDTVTIQIGKAAEEKKAQVPNVVGRTVGEAKQILQAAGFTNIQFAGGSDQSDTAFVTDQDPDGGNEADPTKTTITLASVGFGGNNGNNNNGGGDGGGFFG
- a CDS encoding class E sortase; its protein translation is MAVTTDDTEEKTDASEATPRRRGMSRIAMAVSVFGELLITAGLVLGLFVVYSLWWTNVLADREADKEANKVRDTWASDGGPGALDTKDGIGFLHVPAMRNGEVLVKKGTSTKILNDGVAGYYTDPVKATLPSSDKDGNFTLAAHRDGHGAKFHNIDKLEKGDAIVFETRDNWYVYKVYDTLSETSKYNVKVLSNIPKESGKKKAGKYITLTTCTPVYTSRYRYIVWGELERVERVNAERTVPKELR
- a CDS encoding class E sortase; translated protein: MTALRPERESAPYGGEAAYGGAEAFEAEAFQPGESFGDTAEPQAWTVQQGSQYGQGDWFGQQQPYTEPSFEPYQPYQPYDTYEPRPRPTAEGLYGTDTALQHPPIDEETVALRVEEARRLAAAVEPIPAPPTPGGRAARRKAARRHGRHGGSPGAHAGPGVAQGPEEGLGEDGLSAPRSRIEARRAARARKPSAGVIASRIIGEVFITTGVVMLLFVTYQLWWSNIRAHQQAGREATSLQEEWKSGKRAPGAFEPGQGFAILHIPKLDVVVPIAEGISKSKVLDRGMVGHYDENSIKTAMPEDKTGNFGIAGHRNTHGEPFRYINRLKPGDPIVVETQDKYYVYDMASILPVTPPSNVSVLQPVPPGSGFTQPGRYITLTTCTPEFTSKYRMIVWGKMVEERPRSEGKPDALVQ